A single Capra hircus breed San Clemente chromosome 13, ASM170441v1, whole genome shotgun sequence DNA region contains:
- the MAP3K8 gene encoding mitogen-activated protein kinase kinase kinase 8 encodes MEFMSTGSDNKEELDLLMKHLNVSDVIDIMENLYASEEPAVYEPSLLTMCQDSNHNEEERAESLLLSGQEGPWLSSVRYGTVEDLLAFANHISNTAKRLYRCRPQESGILLNMVITPQNGRYQIDSDVLLIPWKLTYRNIGSDFIPRGAFGKVYLAQDIKTKKRMACKLIPVDQFKPSDVEIQACFRHENIAELYGAVLWGETVHLFMEAGEGGSVLEKLESCGPMREFEIIWVTKHVLKGLDFLHSKKVIHHDIKPSNIVFMSTKAVLVDFGLSVQMTEEIYFPKDLRGTEIYMSPEVILCRGHSTKADIYSLGATLIHMQTGTPPWVKRYPRSAYPSYLYIIHKQAPPLEDIAEDCSPGMRELIEAALERNPNHRPRAADLLKHEALNPPREDQPRCQSLDSALFERKRLLSRKELELPENIADSSCAGSTEESEMLKRQRSLYIDLGALAGYFNLVRGPPTLEYG; translated from the exons ATGGAGTTCATGAGCACCGGGAGTGACAACAAAGAAGAACTCGATTTATTAATGAAACATTTGAATGTGTCCGATGTGATAGACATTATGGAAAATCTTTATGCAAGTGAAGAGCCAGCGGTTTATGAACCCAGTCTGCTGACCATGTGTCAGGACAGCAACCACAACGAGGAGGAACGGGCTGAGTCTCTGCTGCTCAGTGGGCAGGAGGGGCCCTGGTTGTCCTCAGTCAGATATGGGACCGTGGAGGACTTGCTTGcttttgcaaaccacatatccaaCACTGCGAAGCGTTTATACAGATGCCGACCTCAAGAATCTGGAATTTTGTTAAATATG GTAATCACTCCTCAGAATGGACGCTACCAAATAGACTCTGATGTTCTGCTCATCCCTTGGAAGCTGACCTACAGGAACATTGGCTCCGATTTCATTCCTCGGGGGGCATTTGGGAAAGTGTACTTAGCACAAGATATAAAGACTAAGAAAAGGATGGCCTGTAAATTG ATCCCAGTAGACCAATTTAAGCCATCGGACGTGGAAATCCAGGCTTGCTTCCGGCACGAGAACATCGCTGAGTTATATGGTGCTGTTCTATGGGGTGAAACTGTTCATCTCTTCATGGAAGCAGGCGAAGGAGGGTCTGTCCTGGAGAAACTGGAGAGCTGTGGACCCATGAGAGAATTTGAGATAATTTGGGTGACAAAACATGTTCTCAAGGGACTTGATTTTCTGCACTCAAAGAAAGTGATCCACCACGACATTAAAC CTAGCAACATTGTTTTCATGTCCACAAAAGCTGTTTTGGTGGATTTTGGTCTAAGTGTCCAAATGACCGAAGAGATCTATTTTCCTAAGGACCTCCGTGGAACAGAG ATTTACATGAGTCCGGAGGTGATCCTCTGCAGGGGCCATTCGACCAAAGCAGACATCTACAGCCTGGGGGCCACTCTCATCCACATGCAGACGGGCACCCCGCCCTGGGTGAAGCGTTACCCGCGCTCCGCCTACCCCTCCTACCTGTACATA ATCCACAAGCAGGCGCCTCCTTTGGAAGATATCGCTGAAGACTGCAGTCCTGGTATGAGAGAGCTGATCGAGGCTGCCCTGGAGAGGAACCCCAATCACCGGCCTAGGGCAGCAGACCTACTGAAACATGAGGCGCTGAACCCCCCCAGGGAGGATCAACCCCGCTGTCAGAGTTTGGACTCTGCCCTCTTTGAGCGGAAGCGGCTGCTGAGCCGGAAGGAGTTGGAGCTTCCTGAGAACATTGCCG ACTCTTCGTGCGCTGGGAGCACTGAGGAATCGGAGATGCTGAAGAGGCAGCGTTCTCTCTATATAGACCTTGGGGCCCTTGCTGGCTATTTCAACCTTGTTCGGGGTCCGCCAACCCTAGAGTATGGCTGA